The window GCCGCACGTCCCGGCGCGAGCGAGTTCGTCGAGGTGCGGCGTGCGGGCGGCCTCGAGTTCGGTCGGCCCCCCGGGCTCGCGCGGCAGCCCGCCCAGCCCGTCGAGCACGTAGAGCAGCACCTTGCCGCCCCCGCCTCCGGCGAGACGGGCGATCCGGTCGAGTTCCATGCGGCGGAACGTATGAGCGCCCCCCGCAATCAGCCAACAGCGCGCAGGCGGGCCCGCCGCAGGCGAGCGGTGCGTGGTCCGGCGGCGCGCGGGCGGGGGGCGGGCCGGTGAGCCTCGCCGTCGCGGCGGAGGGCGTCACCCGGCGCTTCGGGCGCCGCTGGGCGCTGCGCGGGGTGGACTTCGCGGTGCCGCGCGGCGCGGTCGTCGCGCTGCTCGGCGCGAACGGGACGGGGAAGACGACGCTCCTCCGCCTCATCTCGACGCTGCTCAAGCCGACGGCGGGCCGGTTGGAGGTCCTGGGCTACACCCTCCCCGCGGGCGGGGACGAGATCCGGACGGGCGCCGCGTTCATGACGGCCGGCGGGCACGCGTACGAGGAGTTGACCGGGGTCGAGAACCTGCGCTTCGCGGCCCGCATGTCCGGGACGGCGACCACGGACGACGACCTGCGGGACGCGCTCGCCGCGGCCGATCTCGGCGGGGCGGCGGACCTCCCCGTGCGGGGCTGGTCGACCGGGATGCGCAAGCGCCTCGAGCTCGCGCGGCTCCGGCTCCGCCCGCTCGAGCTCGTGCTGCTCGACGAACCCTTCGTGAGCCTGGACGAGGACGGCGTGGGGCTCGTGCACGAGGCGGTCCGCGGGTGGCGCGACGCCGGCGCCGCCGTGGTCATCGCCTCGCACCGGGTCGAGGACGCGACCCGGCACGCCGACGACGTCGTGCGACTGGCCGGCGGCCGCGTGGCCGATGTGACCCCGTGAGCGAGCTCCCGCGGCGCGCCGCCGCCATCCTGTGGAAGGACATCCTCTCGGAGACCCGCACGCGGCAGGGCTTCACGGCGATGCTCTCATTCGCCGCGCTCGTCCTTTTCATGTTCAGCTTCGCCATCGGGGTGGACAACGACCTGCTCGGGCGGCTCGCCGGGGGC is drawn from Candidatus Palauibacter polyketidifaciens and contains these coding sequences:
- a CDS encoding ATP-binding cassette domain-containing protein, whose translation is MSLAVAAEGVTRRFGRRWALRGVDFAVPRGAVVALLGANGTGKTTLLRLISTLLKPTAGRLEVLGYTLPAGGDEIRTGAAFMTAGGHAYEELTGVENLRFAARMSGTATTDDDLRDALAAADLGGAADLPVRGWSTGMRKRLELARLRLRPLELVLLDEPFVSLDEDGVGLVHEAVRGWRDAGAAVVIASHRVEDATRHADDVVRLAGGRVADVTP